In one Chitinophaga sancti genomic region, the following are encoded:
- a CDS encoding translation initiation factor yields MSKKKNNSGGIVYSTDPNFTPSNNDDQEEINTLPPAQQQLRVKLDTKQRAGKVVTLVDGFVGKEEDLEKLGKDLKTKCGTGGSAKDGQILIQGDYREKVIKWLQDWGYKAK; encoded by the coding sequence ATGTCCAAAAAGAAAAATAACAGCGGCGGGATCGTTTATTCTACGGATCCCAATTTTACACCATCGAATAATGATGACCAGGAGGAGATCAACACCCTCCCTCCTGCCCAGCAGCAATTGCGTGTAAAGTTGGATACGAAGCAGCGGGCAGGTAAAGTGGTAACGCTGGTAGACGGCTTCGTAGGGAAAGAAGAAGACCTGGAAAAACTGGGCAAAGACCTCAAAACAAAATGCGGTACCGGTGGTAGTGCAAAAGATGGCCAGATCCTGATCCAGGGAGATTACAGGGAGAAAGTCATCAAATGGCTGCAGGACTGGGGTTATAAAGCCAAATAA
- a CDS encoding biotin--[acetyl-CoA-carboxylase] ligase, which translates to MTGQPFYILNSVDSTNNYAMEQVNTGLVTSGTAWFAMEQTAGKGQRGKQWSSPKGENIALTIALEPTMLPLSRQFMLSVAVALGASDFFSKYAGDETGIKWSNDIYWRDRKAGGILIENVLRGNTWQYAITGIGFNINQASFPSHLPNPVSLRQITGKTWDSATLAKELCQFLHLRFEQLYPAHYNDLLDAYKSRLVRMNKPGLYRKDGEIFEGTIKDVLPDGKLCLEKDGNILQLGFGEIEFIFPK; encoded by the coding sequence ATGACAGGACAGCCTTTCTATATCCTAAATTCAGTAGACAGCACCAATAACTATGCCATGGAGCAGGTAAATACGGGCCTGGTGACATCCGGTACAGCATGGTTTGCAATGGAACAAACGGCCGGAAAAGGACAACGCGGAAAACAATGGTCATCACCCAAAGGAGAAAACATCGCTTTGACAATAGCGCTGGAACCTACTATGCTGCCCCTTTCCAGGCAATTTATGCTAAGCGTGGCCGTAGCCCTCGGCGCATCAGATTTCTTTTCAAAATATGCTGGTGATGAGACAGGTATTAAATGGAGTAACGATATTTATTGGCGTGACAGAAAGGCAGGGGGCATTTTGATCGAAAATGTACTTCGTGGAAATACATGGCAATATGCCATAACGGGCATCGGATTCAACATTAACCAGGCTTCATTTCCGTCACATTTACCGAATCCGGTGTCACTCAGGCAAATCACCGGTAAAACCTGGGATTCAGCCACTTTAGCAAAGGAACTCTGCCAGTTTTTACACCTGCGTTTTGAACAATTATACCCCGCTCATTACAATGATCTGCTGGATGCTTATAAAAGCAGGCTGGTACGTATGAATAAGCCCGGTCTATACAGAAAAGACGGGGAAATATTTGAAGGAACCATCAAAGACGTACTACCAGATGGTAAACTTTGCCTGGAAAAAGATGGAAATATTTTACAACTCGGATTTGGGGAGATAGAATTCATTTTTCCTAAATGA
- the nadC gene encoding carboxylating nicotinate-nucleotide diphosphorylase: MLQEPALTNLIRSALAEDIGDGDHSTLACIPANARGGAILKIKEDGILAGMEVAPVIFRLLDPETVFTPLKKDGEAMTVGETAFEVHASVHTLLMAERLVLNCMQRMSGIATLTHQYVQKLNGYRTKLLDTRKTTPNFRLLEKEAVRIGGGVNHRMGLYDMVMLKDNHIDFAGGITAAVNRTVAYLKENGLPLRIEVETRNLDDVKEVLAVGKIHRVMLDNFTPAQLHQALLLIDGKYETEASGGINLDTIEEYAKTGVDYVSAGAVIHHAVSLDLSLKAI; this comes from the coding sequence CAGCGCACTGGCAGAAGATATAGGAGACGGAGATCACTCCACCCTGGCTTGTATACCGGCAAATGCCAGAGGTGGTGCCATATTGAAGATAAAGGAGGACGGCATCCTGGCAGGAATGGAGGTAGCTCCGGTCATTTTCCGCCTGCTCGATCCGGAAACTGTGTTTACTCCCCTGAAGAAAGATGGAGAAGCCATGACTGTCGGCGAAACGGCATTTGAAGTGCATGCTTCCGTACATACCCTGCTCATGGCTGAAAGACTGGTACTGAACTGTATGCAGCGCATGAGTGGTATTGCTACACTTACCCATCAATACGTACAGAAACTGAACGGCTACCGGACCAAACTGCTGGATACCCGTAAAACAACACCTAACTTCCGTCTCCTGGAAAAAGAAGCGGTAAGAATTGGCGGCGGTGTCAATCATAGAATGGGGCTGTATGATATGGTAATGCTGAAAGACAATCATATCGATTTTGCAGGTGGTATTACAGCTGCTGTAAACAGAACAGTCGCTTATCTTAAAGAGAACGGATTACCTTTGCGGATTGAAGTAGAAACCCGTAATCTCGATGATGTAAAGGAAGTGCTGGCTGTTGGAAAAATACATCGCGTTATGCTGGACAATTTTACTCCTGCACAATTGCACCAGGCATTATTGCTGATAGACGGGAAATATGAAACAGAGGCTTCAGGAGGCATTAACCTGGATACGATTGAGGAGTATGCAAAGACAGGAGTAGATTACGTATCAGCAGGAGCTGTCATTCACCACGCGGTGAGTCTTGACCTGAGCCTGAAAGCTATTTAA
- a CDS encoding diacylglycerol/lipid kinase family protein yields the protein MRKILFIINRKAGTDRQKRLEGVIRRYLTPKAFQVEIKHLEYLGHGADLSREAVTQGVDTVVAVGGDGSINEIAQGLIGTDTALAVIPLGSGNGLARALKIPLKVPLALELIANGKRKPIDIGYANEHLFLSNAGVGFDALIADQFRNTKKRGLWGYAKLVISSFNKYRGPSYKIDIDGQQLEQKAFMFTVANGNQFGYEFKLAPNASVFDGTLDVCVVPPMPFFGLVPLGFYSLMGNVDKTSYMNHYMGKQILVKSPELAHLQVDGDAVPLTSQGQVLFRVEPASLQVIVA from the coding sequence TTGAGAAAGATATTATTTATCATCAACCGGAAAGCCGGTACAGACAGACAGAAGCGGTTAGAAGGAGTGATCCGGCGATACCTGACACCTAAAGCCTTCCAGGTAGAAATAAAACACCTGGAGTACCTGGGGCATGGTGCTGACCTTTCCAGGGAAGCGGTTACCCAGGGAGTAGATACGGTGGTAGCAGTAGGTGGAGATGGGTCCATCAATGAAATAGCACAAGGCCTGATTGGTACTGATACTGCACTGGCTGTAATTCCCTTAGGTAGCGGCAATGGCCTGGCCAGAGCCCTGAAGATACCGCTGAAAGTGCCTCTGGCGCTGGAGCTGATTGCCAACGGAAAACGGAAGCCTATTGACATCGGATATGCCAATGAACACTTATTCCTCAGTAATGCCGGCGTAGGCTTTGATGCCCTCATCGCTGACCAGTTCAGAAATACAAAGAAGAGAGGGTTGTGGGGATATGCAAAACTGGTGATCAGCAGTTTCAATAAATACAGAGGTCCTTCTTATAAGATCGATATTGACGGGCAGCAACTTGAACAGAAAGCATTTATGTTCACAGTTGCCAACGGTAACCAGTTTGGTTATGAATTCAAGCTCGCACCCAACGCAAGCGTTTTCGATGGTACCCTCGATGTATGCGTTGTTCCGCCCATGCCTTTCTTTGGATTAGTGCCATTAGGTTTCTATTCACTCATGGGGAATGTTGACAAGACCAGTTACATGAATCATTATATGGGTAAGCAGATCCTGGTGAAAAGCCCTGAACTTGCCCATTTGCAGGTAGATGGAGATGCGGTGCCACTCACCAGTCAGGGGCAGGTACTCTTCAGGGTAGAACCCGCTTCCCTGCAGGTAATTGTAGCATAA